In a genomic window of Roseiflexus castenholzii DSM 13941:
- a CDS encoding prepilin peptidase — protein MDIVLVALTGLLLGALLNLIIIRLPREQGFGGWPRCTRCGQPLAWWQVLPLIGWLTQGGRARCCGQRLDALYPLVDLITAATLVLLYLQHHLSISMVYGSVVAAVLIVTGAIDWQHRLIYTLPTLSATLAATAVAFVVPFHSVLNALAGLLIAGILFVIFYVLARALFPAHRAPFGLGDVYLGMFIGAALGLTNLPGALLYGMLLAGAFSAILMILRRFGKRDTPQYISYGTFLCIGALIYLIIWGLAGPRPFS, from the coding sequence GTGGATATTGTGCTTGTCGCTCTGACCGGCTTGCTCCTTGGCGCATTGCTAAACCTGATCATCATTCGCCTGCCGCGTGAGCAGGGATTTGGCGGTTGGCCCCGGTGCACCCGTTGCGGTCAACCACTGGCATGGTGGCAGGTTCTGCCGCTCATCGGATGGCTGACGCAGGGTGGACGCGCCCGCTGTTGCGGTCAACGCCTCGATGCGCTCTATCCTCTAGTGGACCTCATCACTGCTGCAACGCTGGTCCTGCTCTACCTTCAGCATCACCTGAGCATCAGCATGGTCTACGGCAGTGTAGTGGCAGCCGTGCTCATTGTGACCGGCGCTATCGATTGGCAGCATCGCCTCATCTACACCCTTCCAACCCTCAGCGCCACGCTGGCGGCGACCGCCGTCGCGTTCGTCGTTCCATTTCACAGTGTGCTGAATGCATTGGCGGGTCTCTTGATAGCCGGTATCTTATTTGTCATTTTTTATGTACTGGCGCGCGCGCTATTTCCGGCGCATCGCGCGCCGTTCGGGCTTGGAGACGTGTACCTTGGGATGTTCATCGGCGCTGCGCTTGGATTAACCAACCTGCCCGGCGCTCTTCTCTACGGCATGCTCCTGGCCGGCGCCTTCTCGGCGATCCTCATGATCCTGCGGCGCTTCGGCAAACGCGATACGCCGCAGTACATTTCCTATGGCACATTCCTGTGTATTGGCGCCCTCATCTACCTGATCATCTGGGGGCTTGCCGGTCCGCGTCCCTTTTCATAA